Genomic DNA from Theobroma cacao cultivar B97-61/B2 chromosome 3, Criollo_cocoa_genome_V2, whole genome shotgun sequence:
GTATTTCCCTGTAATGCACTGCAACAGCACTATTACTCTTTTTTGTGGGGGTCATATCAATAGTTTTCTTATCGTTAACGTCCttgttttctaatattttcattaatttccCTTTCTTGATGGTGAATAACATGTTAGAAGTCATATCATAATCTTTCCATTGTCAAAAGGGGAAAAATTTTGTTCAACTGTGGCATTAAATAGACAGAGCGGGGCTAATACAGATAGTATAGTTAAATTTTCCGGGTATAGTCTTAGGGTTTTGCTTGCTAATGAGTGCCCTAGGTGCACTCTTTAAGATTACCATATTAATTAGTTCATTCTACTAATGCATTaaaaatcatcatattaattgtCAACTAGTGCATTTAATACAAGAATATTGTTATAAATAGTATCTTAACTTACCTTAAAAAGTGTCCTTGGTACAGTCGTAAGCAAAATCCATACCCTTATTGTTAGTAATGCCTGTATAGTTTTCAGGTTTTTAGGTATTAGTGATATGAAAGGGTTACTTTTATTAGAATGGCCCCTTTTctagtaaaaaattaatgtttcTAGTTATCACTTTTGCGGAAATAGAATAGAAATTctgaaagagagaaaaagaaagtgctGAAATTCATATTGTTGTCAACTTCGTTATTGCTTTCATATGTTGGATTGTCTCTGTGCTTCACCAATATTTGTATCTATAAAAAAGTGATTGTAGAAAAACCAGGAATATTGGGGAGAACGTTGTGAAAGTGAAAGGATAAtagttaattttgaatttgtcTGCTATATTGAGGATTGCATAGTGTACATGTTTATGGTGCATGCATTTCTTTCAAGTTACACATTGGGTTCGCTTGAAATCCATTTTATCTTTGCATTAGGAAAATGCTCATCAGATGCATTACCTAATAACTCGTAACTCTGTTAGTGTTATATTATGCTATATTAAAGTTCATTTGTTCTGCAGGGACTAGTCTGGCTGCAAAGTTTTTGCGTGCAAATGGAATCACACTTTTCAAGGTGCGTGAAGAAACTGTCAAAGTACTAGGAAAGGCTGACATGTACTATTTCAGTCCTGAGCATCCTCCTTTAACAGAAGCTGCTCAAAGGGCCCTTGATTGGGCTGTTGATCAGAAACTAAAATCTGGTTAGTTTCCAGTATTTATTGTTAGTTGCTTTTGTGGCTGATTTTATGATTTCTTTATGCATTGATTATTATGTTGTATGTCTTGTAAACAAAGTAAGATGATTTGAGTGAATTAATTGGACAGTTACATGTTGTGATAAAGGGGATATATGATTCTATTCGCTCCTTATTTTAACTACGTCGAGTACATAGGATTTAGCCAAGAAACAGTGGTAATCTGGATGCCTCATAGAGTTTTACTAATCCCCTACGTCATGAAGATTCTGCATGGCTGCTGTTATTAGTGTGCATTGTCTGTTTGGTAAAGTTCTTCTTCATGGAGCTTGTGATGGCTTTGTACATGGCATATAAAACTGTTGAGGGAACGCTGAAAGTCAATCTGCAAATTGCAGGTGATGATGGGGAAGTTACAACAACTCATCTGCTTCTTGGCATTTGGTCTGAAGTGGAATCACCTGGTCACAAGATAATGACAGCTCTTGGCTTCATAGACGAGAAGGCCAAGGAACTTGCTTCTTTAAGTTCTGAACCTGAATCTTAGATGGGTAATACTTGCCTTTGGCACTCATTGTGAGATGTAATTCTTTTAATTAGTGAATGATCAATCTATGCATCCTTTTAGTCATGATATTGCTTGTTATTGCCCATCCATGTGTTCATGAAACTTTTGCATGCGTAAAACAAACCTGGCATTTACTTTCCTGTTTTGCCTTTTTGCTCTAGCTATATCGTGAATGGATCATTTATAAACAAGACCATTGAATTCAGCATCCGAAGGGAGATGCTGAATTCTGCAATACTTCTTTAATACATTCTTCTAGATCATATAAAGCTCTTGCTATGTACAAGTTACCTCATCATAAATAGGCTTTCTCAATTGAATCAAGAGGCTGTGAACTGATGATTCATGAGGATTAAAAGATTCCTCTATATTACACTTAAAGGACGAAAACAGATAAGAGATAAAGAGGTCAGTGTTTTTATCAGTTTATGTATATGGAGCATGGCTTTGAAGCACTAACAAGCTTGTTGggttttctgtttttttcaTACTTCAGTAGGGTTTACTGTGTCAACAGTTTTGAGATTTCCATCTTCAACAACTGCCACATTAGAGGCAAGTATTTGTGCCTTACCAGCTTCTTCATGCCACTTTATTCTCACAACCATCACCAACAACAACGCCAAACATGTTACCATCCCAACTAAAAatcctagcaacaatccatTTAGTCCAAGTGCAGTCTTGAAGGCTAAAACGACAGCCATCGGTAAAGCTAAGAGGTAAAACCCACCAAGATTAGCATACATTGCCAACCATGGCCTAGCTGTTCCACGGACGATTCCTCCACAAACAGCTAACGGGAAATTCACTACTTCAACCAGTGCCATTAGCAACATCATATTTTTTACACCTCTTAAGATTCCCTTATCATGGCTAAAGAGTGAGCCCCAAACACCTCTCGCTCCTACCATCACCATGGCACCAATGCAACCTGAAAGTGTGCTCACTGCCAATGATACATATGCTGACTGGCATGCGGAGACAGGCTGGTTTGCTCCAAGCTCATTGGAGACGCGAGTGGATGCACATGTGGCCAGCGACAGCATTACAGAGTAGAGCAAGTAGTCAAAGTTCAGGACGATAGCCATCACTCCTACTGCCTGCTTGGCATTTGGTAACCTCCCCGTAAGCAAGACCAAAATCTCATAGCACCACCATTCAAGGCAGGTTGTGAGACAGCATGGCCCGCTGAGCTTGAGCAGCCTAAGCCAGTCCTGAACACCTTGATCCCACCATCCTCCTTCCTTCCACTTTCCTCCCTTTCTATTTTCCGCTACCAGTACATACAAGACTAAAAGGATTGCAGCTATGAGATCACTTATCCAGATAGCCATTGAAACTCCCTCGAGACCCTTAGCTTTTGCAAGAAAGATGTTGATAGGGATGTGAAAAGCAAGCGCTAAAGCTGAACT
This window encodes:
- the LOC18606379 gene encoding protein DETOXIFICATION 56, whose protein sequence is MMSTTSRLEENPTEKTSQSPSVSNPTQRWPANLMQIMLSELKTQRRIAVPLVAMNLTWFSKIAVTTAFLGRLGELQLAGGTLGFTFANVTGFSVLNGLCGAMEPVCGQAFGAKNFRLLHRTLLMAIALLVFATLPISFLWLNVDKILVHFGQKEDISAVAKTYLFYLLPDLVVTSLLCPLKAYLSSQSITIPIMFSSALALAFHIPINIFLAKAKGLEGVSMAIWISDLIAAILLVLYVLVAENRKGGKWKEGGWWDQGVQDWLRLLKLSGPCCLTTCLEWWCYEILVLLTGRLPNAKQAVGVMAIVLNFDYLLYSVMLSLATCASTRVSNELGANQPVSACQSAYVSLAVSTLSGCIGAMVMVGARGVWGSLFSHDKGILRGVKNMMLLMALVEVVNFPLAVCGGIVRGTARPWLAMYANLGGFYLLALPMAVVLAFKTALGLNGLLLGFLVGMVTCLALLLVMVVRIKWHEEAGKAQILASNVAVVEDGNLKTVDTVNPTEV